In Shinella sp. XGS7, a single genomic region encodes these proteins:
- a CDS encoding class II glutamine amidotransferase, producing MCQLLGMNANTPTDVMFSFTGLATRADEHKDGFGIAFFEGRGLRHFVDHHSARVSPLAELVKRYPIKSDNVIAHIRKATQGQVSLENTHPFQRELWGRYWVFAHNGNLVDFEPRLHAAFRPVGQTDSERAFCWLMQELAKAHAAVPSIAELSATLRELLPQLSRHGTFNMLLSNGEALWAHGTSKLHYLLRRHPFGAAHLADEDLSIDFAQHTTSQDRVAVIATEPLTRNEDWVAFAPGELKVFAGGVLLDL from the coding sequence ATGTGCCAATTGCTGGGCATGAATGCCAACACGCCGACCGATGTGATGTTCAGCTTCACCGGTCTGGCCACGCGCGCGGATGAGCACAAGGACGGTTTCGGCATCGCCTTCTTCGAGGGCCGCGGCCTGCGCCACTTCGTGGACCATCACAGCGCCCGCGTCTCGCCCCTGGCCGAGCTGGTCAAGCGCTACCCGATCAAGAGCGACAACGTCATTGCCCATATCCGCAAGGCCACCCAGGGTCAGGTCTCGCTGGAGAACACCCACCCCTTCCAGCGCGAGCTCTGGGGTCGCTACTGGGTGTTCGCGCACAACGGCAATCTGGTGGACTTCGAACCGCGCCTGCACGCCGCCTTCCGCCCCGTGGGCCAGACCGACAGCGAGCGCGCCTTCTGCTGGCTGATGCAGGAGCTGGCCAAGGCGCATGCCGCCGTGCCCAGCATTGCCGAGCTCAGCGCCACCCTGCGCGAGCTGCTGCCCCAGCTCAGCCGCCACGGCACCTTCAATATGCTGCTGTCCAATGGCGAGGCGCTCTGGGCCCATGGCACGAGCAAGCTGCACTATCTGCTGCGCCGCCATCCCTTCGGCGCCGCCCACCTGGCCGACGAGGATCTGAGCATCGACTTCGCTCAGCACACCACGAGCCAGGACCGCGTGGCCGTGATCGCCACCGAGCCGCTCACCCGCAACGAGGACTGGGTGGCTTTTGCCCCGGGCGAGCTCAAGGTCTTTGCCGGCGGCGTCCTGCTGGATCTCTGA
- a CDS encoding NAD(P)/FAD-dependent oxidoreductase, whose translation MPPPQDPLLIIGAGPAGSAAARLLARAGVAVLLVDQHPPGRDKICGDGLIPDAHQALAKLGLLDAVMARAQPVAHVGCIGPRGGRVDVPGALAVLPRRELDQLLLEAAVQSGARFEQARFESPLEDEQGRVVGARLRLPDGSQREQRARAVLLATGAVPKALTAAGMCERHTPSGVALRGYVKAPAMVGRIKALEVVWDKAVRPGYGWIFPAPDGHFNIGVGVTDSHRDLAGKGQKKDVNLRAIFDAFVEHYPPAAELMRSGELVGELKGAPLRCTLAGARWSRPGLMVIGEAAGSTYSFTGEGIGKAMETGMLAAEALLAHPDDEAAARSRYEAALRALKPKYELYERANRINAYPWLADLLIWRARKSERLRRRMSGVLNETSNPGNLVSWRGLTRIIWE comes from the coding sequence ATGCCGCCCCCGCAGGATCCGCTGCTCATCATCGGCGCCGGCCCGGCTGGCAGTGCGGCGGCGCGGCTGCTGGCGCGGGCCGGGGTGGCGGTGTTGCTGGTGGACCAGCATCCGCCGGGGCGCGACAAGATCTGCGGCGACGGACTGATTCCTGACGCGCACCAGGCCCTGGCCAAGCTGGGCCTGCTGGACGCGGTGATGGCGCGCGCCCAGCCGGTGGCCCATGTGGGCTGCATCGGGCCGCGCGGCGGCCGGGTCGATGTGCCGGGCGCCTTGGCCGTGCTGCCGCGCCGCGAGCTGGACCAGCTGCTGCTGGAGGCGGCCGTGCAGAGTGGCGCGCGCTTCGAGCAAGCCCGCTTCGAGTCGCCCCTGGAAGACGAGCAGGGCCGCGTGGTCGGTGCCCGCCTGCGCCTGCCCGACGGCAGCCAGCGCGAGCAGCGTGCGCGTGCCGTGCTGCTGGCCACCGGTGCCGTGCCCAAGGCCCTGACGGCCGCGGGCATGTGCGAGCGCCACACGCCCAGCGGCGTGGCCCTGCGCGGCTATGTGAAGGCGCCCGCCATGGTGGGTCGCATCAAGGCGCTGGAGGTGGTCTGGGACAAGGCTGTGCGCCCCGGCTACGGCTGGATCTTCCCGGCCCCGGACGGCCACTTCAATATCGGCGTGGGCGTCACCGACAGCCACCGCGACCTGGCCGGCAAGGGTCAGAAGAAGGACGTGAACCTGCGCGCCATCTTCGACGCCTTCGTCGAGCATTACCCGCCTGCCGCCGAGCTGATGCGCAGCGGCGAGCTGGTGGGCGAACTCAAGGGCGCGCCCCTGCGCTGCACCCTGGCCGGCGCGCGCTGGAGCCGCCCGGGCCTGATGGTGATCGGCGAGGCCGCCGGCTCCACCTACTCCTTCACCGGCGAGGGCATCGGCAAGGCCATGGAGACCGGCATGCTGGCCGCCGAGGCCCTGCTGGCCCATCCCGACGACGAAGCTGCCGCACGCTCGCGCTACGAGGCTGCGCTGCGTGCCCTCAAGCCCAAGTACGAGCTCTACGAGCGGGCCAACCGGATCAACGCCTATCCCTGGCTGGCCGATCTGCTGATCTGGCGCGCCCGCAAGAGCGAGCGCCTGCGCCGCCGCATGAGCGGGGTGCTCAACGAGACCAGCAATCCCGGCAATCTGGTCAGCTGGCGCGGGCTGACGCGCATCATCTGGGAGTAG